From Acropora muricata isolate sample 2 chromosome 14, ASM3666990v1, whole genome shotgun sequence, one genomic window encodes:
- the LOC136897843 gene encoding melatonin receptor type 1B-B-like, translating into MTGRAFIASLAIADTLASTNLIFMLTSAVSYGKWVFGGTFCQLNGFLTSQFVASSTYSLQAISVNRYFIVVKENLYGSVFTARNQLLTIALIWCIPIPLAIGPVLGWSHYEFQPGKCLCLYDFRSSISYSIAVVLVTVLLPLLVMTLCYFLIFKRVTHHSNQVDTMMNNAQTLNIRREVKITKTLFVVIAAYVVCFSPAAIVNLLKIVIPTFKIPLWIDILFTILVFFNHANNPIIYGALNRQYRKAFKDIFRNSVGFSHSGNDPVLAGNRVLPQVVDTKRLEGGLGTSRDAGVDRLAKRTTHQSTIL; encoded by the exons ATGACG GGGCGTGCATTTATAGCAAGCTTGGCCATAGCCGACACTTTGGCTTCGACAAATTTGATCTTCATGCTGACATCTGCTGTCAGCTATGGCAAGTGGGTCTTCGGCGGCACTTTTTGTCAGCTTAATGGTTTTCTTACTTCGCAATTCGTTGCATCCTCGACATATAGTCTCCAAGCCATAAGTGTCAATCGATACTTCATTGTTGTCAAAGAAAACCTCTATGGGAGTGTTTTTACCGCGAGAAATCAGTTGCTAACTATAGCATTGATTTGGTGTATCCCTATTCCTCTTGCCATCGGACCTGTTCTTGGGTGGTCACATTATGAATTTCAACCAGGAAAGTGTCTTTGTCTTTATGATTTCCGCAGTTCCATTTCGTATTCCATAGCGGTGGTTCTAGTCACAGTGCTTCTTCCCCTTCTTGTAATGACCTTGTgctattttctaattttcaagCGAGTGACACATCACTCCAACCAAGTCGACACCATGATGAATAACGCACAAACTTTGAATATCCGCCGGGAGGTGAAGATCACTAAAACACTTTTTGTAGTAATTGCTGCTTATGTAGTTTGCTTTTCCCCCGCTGCAATAGTCAACTTGCTGAAAATCGTGATACCTACTTTCAAGATTCCACTCTGGATCGACATTTTATTCACGATTCTTGTGTTTTTCAATCATGCCAACAACCCGATCATTTATGGAGCATTGAACAGGCAATATCGAAAGGCTTTTAAGGATATCTTTAGAAATTCCGTGGGATTTAGTCATTCTGGAAACGATCCGGTGTTAGCAGGTAACAGAGTGTTGCCACAAGTCGTCGACACGAAACGACTAGAGGGTGGGCTTGGTACAAGCAGAGATGCTGGAGTTGATCGGTTAGCAAAACGTACAACACATCAATCAACGATTTTGTAG